One region of Halohasta litchfieldiae genomic DNA includes:
- a CDS encoding DNA primase large subunit PriL, translating to MSTPLYARYPFLDAARAAVGELGVDVETLIQEGAPAVDRGRERVERALLAGRVDSETPDEWRDEDELLSYPIARILVSLLDSGAAIDKYAAAEAKTAVQRLNDDFEAGDDGLKSTTSARLDRETVLEELGLSTAIRPEANQPNREPEWFRVGVGTYLRLASGSRSDSWRLVNREVGGGDVRVAREELFALLRTAIRRRVASGLPFEGLTEGEGIVEPLADELGELRRLLSERTAVGQIDFVNRELFPPCIDNLLGKAEQGIELESFESFTLMAFLTGIGMEADEIVDFCAESSLDPEGIRYQTEYLKDDRGTQYPPPSCETLSAYGICHNENDHWKVAGHPLAYYQARLEATDDLVDWREKQAEKAD from the coding sequence ATGTCGACCCCGCTCTACGCCCGGTATCCGTTTCTCGATGCGGCCCGCGCAGCCGTTGGCGAGCTGGGTGTCGACGTCGAGACGCTGATTCAGGAGGGCGCACCCGCAGTCGACAGGGGCCGCGAGCGTGTCGAACGGGCGCTGCTGGCTGGCCGAGTCGATTCGGAGACACCCGACGAGTGGCGCGACGAGGACGAACTGCTGTCCTATCCGATTGCGCGCATCCTCGTCTCACTGCTGGATTCGGGCGCGGCCATCGACAAGTACGCGGCCGCCGAGGCCAAGACCGCCGTCCAGCGATTGAACGACGATTTCGAGGCTGGTGACGACGGCCTGAAAAGTACGACGTCCGCGCGCCTCGACCGCGAGACGGTGTTGGAGGAGTTGGGACTGTCGACTGCAATTCGACCGGAAGCCAACCAGCCGAACCGCGAGCCGGAGTGGTTCCGCGTCGGCGTGGGCACGTATCTCCGGCTGGCCTCAGGCTCGCGGAGCGACAGCTGGCGGCTGGTCAACCGCGAGGTCGGCGGCGGTGACGTGCGAGTCGCCCGCGAGGAGCTGTTTGCGCTGCTCCGGACGGCGATCCGCCGCCGGGTCGCAAGCGGGCTGCCGTTCGAGGGGCTGACCGAGGGTGAGGGGATCGTCGAACCGCTGGCCGACGAGCTCGGCGAACTCCGTCGACTCCTCTCGGAGCGCACGGCGGTTGGACAGATTGATTTCGTCAACCGAGAGCTGTTTCCGCCCTGTATCGACAACCTGCTCGGGAAAGCCGAACAGGGGATCGAACTCGAATCGTTTGAGAGTTTCACGCTGATGGCGTTTCTGACCGGGATCGGGATGGAGGCCGACGAGATCGTCGACTTCTGTGCGGAATCCTCGCTCGATCCCGAGGGCATCCGGTACCAGACCGAGTATCTCAAAGACGACCGCGGGACGCAGTATCCGCCGCCGTCGTGTGAGACACTGAGTGCCTACGGCATCTGCCACAACGAGAACGACCACTGGAAAGTCGCCGGTCACCCCCTCGCATACTATCAGGCGCGACTGGAGGCTACCGACGATCTGGTCGACTGGCGCGAAAAGCAGGCCGAAAAGGCCGACTAA
- a CDS encoding DUF7472 family protein encodes MEIDEEMRRQTVVSLIAVGLFLAALIGIGVVFGSAGGLSSSGALALVGALAGFVLLMAVIGIVLIRLKDD; translated from the coding sequence ATGGAAATCGACGAGGAAATGCGCCGACAGACGGTGGTTTCACTGATCGCCGTCGGCCTGTTCCTCGCTGCCCTTATCGGCATCGGCGTCGTCTTCGGGAGTGCCGGAGGGTTGTCGAGTAGCGGTGCGCTGGCTCTGGTCGGCGCGCTGGCTGGATTCGTACTGCTTATGGCCGTGATCGGAATCGTCCTCATCCGACTCAAGGACGACTGA